A region from the Lycium barbarum isolate Lr01 chromosome 8, ASM1917538v2, whole genome shotgun sequence genome encodes:
- the LOC132608341 gene encoding 2-oxoglutarate-dependent dioxygenase DAO-like has translation MAKSLPIIDMQDSIISDEIVKSLGRWGCFRLVNHGVPPQLLSEIMAVGRSLMELPVEMKGLNVHRDKSFGYIPVNMTSAMFESLGVYDATLPEDVDHFCAQLNLFPHQREVMVKYSEAIYDLTKKLGSELMEGFGLESGDLFKDWPCLMRFNKYNNNSATVGLTGATTHSDKGFFTILLDDELVNGLEMLDDQTGEFIPANPIPGSFFVNAGDIAKAWSNGRICNVRHRVQCNEPRVRYSITFFILSPRNEKVETPSKLVDSQHPPLYVPFHFEEYCALRTSTKSIKGEVLDLFRKK, from the exons atggctAAGAGCTTGCCAATCATAGACATGCAAGATAGCATAATTAGTGATGAAATAGTGAAATCACTTGGACGTTGGGGCTGTTTCAGGCTTGTTAATCATGGAGTTCCACCACAACTCTTGTCGGAAATAATGGCCGTCGGCCGGTCATTGATGGAACTTCCGGTGGAAATGAAGGGGCTAAATGTTCACAGAGACAAAAGCTTCGGCTATATTCCGGTTAATATGACTAGTGCCATGTTTGAGTCCTTAGGAGTTTATGATGCCACTTTACCTGAGGATGTTGATCATTTTTGTGCTCAATTGAATCTATTCCCACATCAAAG GGAGGTGATGGTAAAGTATTCCGAAGCAATTTATGATCTAACAAAAAAACTTGGGAGTGAGCTCATGGAAGGTTTTGGTTTAGAAAGTGGAGATTTGTTTAAGGATTGGCCTTGCTTAATGAGATTCAATAAATACAACAATAATTCTGCAACAGTGGGATTAACAGGAGCTACAACACATTCTGATAAAGGATTTTTCACAATATTATTGGATGATGAATTAGTTAATGGCCTTGAAATGCTTGATGACCAAACTGGGGAATTTATTCCTGCTAATCCAATCCCAGGTTCATTTTTTGTTAATGCTGGAGATATTGCTAAG GCATGGAGCAATGGAAGAATTTGCAATGTGAGGCATAGAGTACAATGCAATGAACCAAGAGTGCGATACTCCATTACATTCTTTATTTTGAGTCCAAGAAATGAAAAAGTGGAGACACCTTCTAAACTAGTGGATTCTCAACATCCTCCTCTCTATGTTCCTtttcattttgaagaatattGTGCCCTTCGAACTTCAACCAAATCCATAAAGGGTGAAGTTCTTGACTTGTTTCGTAAAAAATAG
- the LOC132607392 gene encoding zinc finger A20 and AN1 domain-containing stress-associated protein 8-like has product MESSKETGCRAPEGPILCINNCGFFGSAATMNMCSKCHKEMILKQEHAKFAAASIENIVNGSSNSVEKEAVEAISAELKVVSAEASSDITSEISDVKPKEGPNKCTACRKRVGLTGFNCKCGNLFCAVHRYSDKHNCPFDYRNAGQNAIAKANPVVVAEKLNKI; this is encoded by the coding sequence ATGGAGTCATCTAAAGAGACAGGTTGCCGAGCTCCAGAAGGCCCCATCCTTTGCATCAACAACTGTGGTTTTTTCGGTAGTGCAGCCACCATGAATATGTGTTCCAAGTGTCACAAGGAAATGATACTTAAGCAGGAACACGCAAAATTTGCAGCTGCATCCATCGAAAACATCGTAAATGGAAGCTCAAACAGTGTTGAAAAAGAAGCTGTAGAAGCCATCTCAGCGGAATTAAAGGTTGTGTCTGCAGAAGCATCTTCAGATATAACCTCAGAGATTTCAGACGTGAAGCCAAAAGAGGGTCCGAATAAGTGCACAGCTTGTCGTAAGCGTGTGGGTTTAACAGGTTTCAATTGCAAGTGTGGAAATCTTTTCTGTGCAGTTCATCGTTATTCAGACAAACACAACTGCCCGTTTGATTATAGGAACGCTGGTCAGAATGCAATAGCAAAAGCAAATCCTGTCGTCGTAGCAGAGAAGCTTAATAAGATATAA